One Megalobrama amblycephala isolate DHTTF-2021 linkage group LG15, ASM1881202v1, whole genome shotgun sequence genomic window, tttgttaatataactctgattgtgttcgtctgaaagaataaagtcatatagaGCTAGgctggcttgagggtgaataaatcatgggatagttttcatttttgggtgaactatccctttaagctttcAATTCAACTTCTTACTCAAAAcaggatgacgtgtttttgttcTCATCTCTCTGGTTCCCTAGACAAAAACCCAAACAGATTTTTCCATTGTCTTTTGGATTTTTGCAGAAAAAAGCTCGGTGACCAACAAATGTTTATGATTCTTACACGTTCtgttcatcatgataatcttcaATAATGAACACTATAAATGAACTACACCATGGTCACATGACTTAAAGGACACCATCATTAAGCTTTCAACAACTCTTTCAGGCTTTGTTTACTTGGTCAGTGTAATGATGTTTAATGTCCTCTTGTCTCTTTTAGCCGTCTTTTCCAAGACAcataaaaacctttaaaaatctCAAGAGGGTTTTACTGATGTGTTCTATATTGTAGAATAAAAGCTGAAAacatcttgagcttgtgttcaccacagacTTTATTTAACCAAAAACTCATTGACTTCAGGGCGATGCAACCGGAAGTGCTCAAACGAAACTCGTTTCTGGGTTTTGACCTATAAGAATACTTCATCCCTGTTCAGTGTTATGATGATAACTTAATTTGTAACGAGAGAAACATATTGAAAGAAGCATCTGCATCTGTGGTCTCAGACTATGGATTTTGTTCTATTATAATGTACAAATTCtacattatttttatgtatttattattaatatttatttcttctgctgtCATGGATACATTTCACATCATCTCTCATAGGGAGGAATGGGTTCGGCACTTCTCTCTGACCCTGAGAAAATCGAAGCTGTAAGTTTTCTGCATTTTAACTATATcagtatttataaaacattttctttatcATTATTTGAACATCTTGTCTTGTAGATTCTGAGCACTCTTGTGAATGGAATCTCAAAACCCGTTACATGTAAAATCAGAATCCTTCCTACAGTAAGTGACGcttttctgtgtgttttttgttgtataatttgtgtaaaataataaGGAAGCTAAGAAACCCTgatatataaaatgatatttaTTGTTCCTGTTAATTAATAATAACTGACACAATGTGCTCTTTCAGCTGGAGGACACGGTGAATTTAGTGAAGAGGATTGAACGAACGGGAGTGGCGGCCATAGCAGTGCACGGCAGGTTAGAAGTGTTAGTTAAACGTGTGCTTACAGATGGATTCTTCTTACGTCTGCTTACGCCGTCTTCATATTTGTGTCAGGATGAAAGAGGAGAGGCCGCGGCACCCGGTCCACTGTGATTACATACAGGCCGTCGCTGAGAGTGTGTCCATACCTGTCATTGCCAAGTCAGGTTTCACCCTACATCACATTTATGCCACTACTACTTAAATAGAAACTGTTTACATATGGTATTATTGATTTCTGTTGTTATCGTCGTGTTTTCATTACTCTCTCTCTGTAGTGGTGGCTCTTCAGACATAGTGAAGACATTTGAGGACATCGAGACGTTTCGAGTTGCTACAGGAGCGTCATCTGTCATGATCGCCCGGGCGGCCATGTGGAATCCTTCAGTCTTccgccagcagggggtgctgcCTGTGGACGCGGTCATGGAGGAGTACATCAAATACGTATGTGGGACAACATTTGTGTATGTCTTCAGTTCAGCCATAAGTTatttaaacaacaaataaatatgtaacataaaattcatgataaataaatttatatttgtaagtatatttttttaatgtagacAGGGATAACAAAGTTGTGCAACAAgtcataaaaaattaaattcaataatataCTATGGTAAATAAAACCCCTTTAAAAGTAAATGTATCAGATGACTGGAATAGCAAATTAGTCTTCCATGAACGTACTCCAAATCTTCCAAATAGTGATCCATGTAAAATATGTTGTTTATGAGTCTCAATGAGATTTTTTCCTTATGTTTACTAACAGGCTGTTCGCTATGACAATAACCCGTTCAACACCAAATACTGCTTATGTCAGATGCTCCGAGACAGAGTTGAGTCTCCATTTGGAAAACGGTTACATGCAGCTCAGACCAATGAAGAAATATGGTAACATGATTTATATGGTAATATGCTTTGTACACGTGGAATTAGCACAAGATAAAATGACGCTATTAATGGGTGTGagatttaattaaatgtgctgaaaaaaatgtttctgttttgCAGTGAGGTGTTTGGATTGACTGACTTCTACATGAAGACCAACGCTCAACTGGAGGCTAGAAAAGCGGCCCTACAGACCAACGGTGATCAGTCGGAAAACCCTAAACTGGAGGATGATGTCATTACGATGCCCGTCCGCTTTGAAAGGTGCATTGTGACTCTCTCATGAGCCATGTGGCCCCTAGGAAAGCACTTTGGCTTGTACactgtatttactgtatgtgtgattgtgtgtctgTTTCCCAGACGAGATTATCCACCTCAGATCACTCCAAAAATGTACCTGCTGGAATGGAGCCGAAAGGAAAAGCTCGATCAGCCTGTTTATGAGACGGTCAGTTCCAGTAGatagcagtggttctcaactagAGCCTCGAAAAACCTCCACTGAGGCTTCAAAAAgacttaaaatgatttaagcatcaaaataagacaaaacatcAATTTCTATTCACCACctgtaaaacacttttttttttttcccccaaacacCATGATTCTCCtagtcttaaaaaaaaaaaaactatatatatatatatatatatatatatatatatatatatatatatatatatatatatatatatatatatatatatatacacacagtcataccaaaaattattcagacatttttgatatttttttttatatatttttactatgtAGCACTAGAATAGCtaaataaactgtgacatattatactcaaaaattcttcatacagtagactaccagtaaaattgataaaaatatgaaaccaaaaattattcagacactttgacctgaccatgttctgcttaagtgttatctgacatgattaagattattttttttctgacacagtttaactctgagatcttgtcatattttatttccattttttttaactatagtgaataaactgtattaatgaatgaaatgttcaagatgtctgaataattttttgtttgactgtctagatagatagatagatagatagataggtataAGGGCTGGGACAAAAAAATTGATTCACctatcacattttttttctttttttaacgaTACGTCTTTTCAACCTCATAGTTTCATTATTTATGTGATACAATAGTTCAAATTATCTTACAATTACTGgaataaaaatgtatagttcaaatataaacactgatgtctatggtagcgatcaaaatagagtaaatcaccttttgattaAATAATGTTTCAAATAACCACTGTATCAGTTACATTTTGTCACTAGGTGGCGACAATAGactgaaatgtgtttttcattGAATCTTGAATCGTTCAAGATAATGTAGTACTACAATCCTTCTGAAATAAACTACAATCCTTCTGAAATAAAACTCAGATGCATGTGATGCATTGTTTTTTGTAAAGATGGCGCATCTTATATATCATGTACAATCTGTATACGTGTatgattaaaaaatgtaaatttcccATGGtttagtgtttaaaaaaaaaaaaaaaaaaaaggaaaaaaaagagattgtAATATCGAATCGCAAATCTAGTAGTAttgcaattatttaaaaaaatcacaatacaCATCGGATCGGCAGCCAAGTATCATGGTAGTATCGAATCGGGAGCCCTAATATATATGGTTATGAGAATGTGATATGACTTATATATACTTTTGATGTAATTATATATTCTGACGCGCTGCATGTTTCAGAGTAAAGCACAGCAGTGTGTTCAGTTTCAGTTTCGATTCACAGTAAATGCTAATCTGTAATTGCTGCGTTTGAATTGCTTATAATTTCCATTTGTGAACACGTGTgtcaatcatcatcatcatcatcatcttcccAAATTCAGCATGAGAATCGtttataaatcttttgtttttatacaaAGAGTTAAGGTCCTGCGTTTTCCagacaaaataaaagctcagtgGTTAAACGTTAAAAAGCAAAGAAATTAGGACAACCATAAttgttctgtaaaataaaataaaaataatttgattaataatgattaataattaaGATTGTTGAGGCTCAGGTACACAATCATCTCTAAGTGAACAACCTTATACGAACATTTTCAATCAGGTTTTCGTTCCCATCATAGTACTGCGACTGCCCTTTCAAATTTTCTAATGACTTATTGGTAGCGGCTGACTCAGGACTGATATATCAATTCTTCTCAATTTAACTTCAGCGTTCAATGCTTTCTCGTGAAATTCTCTAAGACAGACTGCAGTCAGTTGGAATTGTAGATACGTCTCTGGCTTGGTTTACATCTCATCTCTCTGGTCATAACTCAGTTTGTTAAACGTGCAATAAGTGATTCTCttcaaacatttttgttatGCTGGTTGAAAGTCGCAATCACGATGTTAAGcggtctaaatgtatttatattaatatatatcgTCTGTGGGAGGTGTAGGACCATAAAAAGTTCATTTAATCATTGTTCGGTCAAAAACTAAAGGGAGGTTGGGAAATGTTTTCAATGCTAGAAGGCTAAAGTTAGCATTTTCCCAGAACACCTACTGCATCTTTTAAATTAAGCCAGTTTAAATCCAAATCCTCACGTATAACTACAGGTGTCCCGCAGGGATCAGTCCTGGGTCCTTTactatttatcatttatttattgccacttgaaagcatttttatgaaatttggtaaccattttcactgttacgcGGACAACACCCAGCTCTATTTATCTTCATAACCAACTTCTGAACTTCCTCCATCCTCTCTGTCTAACtggccacgttcacacagtcatttttttgggattgacaaccgcatttacttacaggtgtgagtctcgAAATGTCTCGTTCATACAGCAACTTAAAGTAGCGTCTCGAACACTGCCTGTATGGTATGAACGTGCAGCGAGTGTCAAGCCTGTATTCTCTCACTAGTAACCATGACGACAATGATCAACGTAATATTAAAGATGGCGtcgtccataaaactgaaaagtattATCACCTCTCACATGACAAAAGACTAACTGAACCGCGATATCATCCATCAAAAATtcattaaccaacagcagcatgtaAACACGCGCTAGCGGAGTCTTTAACCGATGCACACGCGTGTCACGTCCTTTGCGACATCTCGCGCATACACGGCatttgaaaagaaacacaaactcCGGTagaacagtgactggatctaacaccttaatgccgagttcagactgcacgattttagccccgatttggctcgccgacaggttttgagaaatcgccgacaaatgcccgaaatcacaggcaaattggtgctcgttcacgcgagtgacaatcacgcagtgtgaatgagcaaagacgcgatctgagagaatcgccgacgagtcgccgacgcccgtgagatatttggcatgctaaatatctggacctgtcggcgattcaaaatcctgctgtgtgaaaagtgttctgactgaaaactacatcggcgatgaccgacagccaatgagagagcaagatacataGCAGCGGggatttcggggaggagttatagaccttattttccagagaaacatgcacgccgccatctttagaatattgtctttgaacttccgttttcgcggtagccctgtatatttctatggcatcgctgttgaagaataattagctggtgaagtggatttacgtgttaacaaaagttatcatgagcattgtaatgtttaaagcgggtgtcttaacaaatgtcagtagaacgggaggattttaaaatgagcagttcattcataaatacataagatcgctgtggaaatacaagccggaagtcaaaagacaacgagcgcaacgctgaaaaggggaggggctacataaggtctatagaccacaatatcagcaggcatggcttcattcacataaacattacaattctatcaaacggaaacaaaacacaaacatttgcttgaccatccgcaacagcagcacattgaaaagttatgtatttacctccaactctcattgcagaacacacaatccacagtctctccaaccatttcctcctccatattc contains:
- the dus2 gene encoding tRNA-dihydrouridine(20) synthase [NAD(P)+]-like isoform X1, which translates into the protein MLGSSALLSVVRGWTMMMADSVGRLCFDRKAVLAPMVRVGTLPMRLLALDYGADIVYCEELIDIKMAQCERVINDVLETVDFVAPDERVMFRTCSKEKSRVVFQMGTADPERALAVAKLVENDVAAVDVNMGCPKEYSTKGGMGSALLSDPEKIEAILSTLVNGISKPVTCKIRILPTLEDTVNLVKRIERTGVAAIAVHGRMKEERPRHPVHCDYIQAVAESVSIPVIANGGSSDIVKTFEDIETFRVATGASSVMIARAAMWNPSVFRQQGVLPVDAVMEEYIKYAVRYDNNPFNTKYCLCQMLRDRVESPFGKRLHAAQTNEEICEVFGLTDFYMKTNAQLEARKAALQTNGDQSENPKLEDDVITMPVRFERRDYPPQITPKMYLLEWSRKEKLDQPVYETEQRTQDRAFQSTVVVADKKYRSTLWEKSKKFAEQAAAIVCLRTLGLPEGRIGEENSGLVNKRKRDDNKCAALNDNESAARKRHISEVPPEEEEEMRCRTKVVNGDCGQTTS
- the dus2 gene encoding tRNA-dihydrouridine(20) synthase [NAD(P)+]-like isoform X2, translated to MMMADSVGRLCFDRKAVLAPMVRVGTLPMRLLALDYGADIVYCEELIDIKMAQCERVINDVLETVDFVAPDERVMFRTCSKEKSRVVFQMGTADPERALAVAKLVENDVAAVDVNMGCPKEYSTKGGMGSALLSDPEKIEAILSTLVNGISKPVTCKIRILPTLEDTVNLVKRIERTGVAAIAVHGRMKEERPRHPVHCDYIQAVAESVSIPVIANGGSSDIVKTFEDIETFRVATGASSVMIARAAMWNPSVFRQQGVLPVDAVMEEYIKYAVRYDNNPFNTKYCLCQMLRDRVESPFGKRLHAAQTNEEICEVFGLTDFYMKTNAQLEARKAALQTNGDQSENPKLEDDVITMPVRFERRDYPPQITPKMYLLEWSRKEKLDQPVYETEQRTQDRAFQSTVVVADKKYRSTLWEKSKKFAEQAAAIVCLRTLGLPEGRIGEENSGLVNKRKRDDNKCAALNDNESAARKRHISEVPPEEEEEMRCRTKVVNGDCGQTTS